In bacterium, the sequence CGGCCAGGACGCGCGGCGCGACGAGGCCGCAGAGCGCCGCAGCGACGAGCGCAGCCCCCGATTCGGTGGTGACGCGGAGACCGCCTTCGTAGGTGCTGGGCAGGCCCGCCATGTCGAGCAGGGTCGAGATCTCCGGGCTGCCGCCGTGGACGACGACGAGGCGTCCGCGAAGCGACTCCCGTTCCAGCATGAGCTGAAGCGCCTGGATGGCGCCGTGGGGTTCGAGCGCGCTTCCCCCCAGCTTGATCACCACGAGGGGATCGCGGGCGTTCCGGCGGGTGGCGCCGTGCCTCGCACGGCGCTCGGGAACGGGCGGGTCGACCAGCGGGCGAATGGGTTGGGTGTTGCGGTGGGAGTCGAGCCGAAGTTGCATCTGATTCATGGCGGGCTGCATGTGCAGGGCCCGTGCCAACGCCCGAGCAGCCTCTGCACGGATGCTCTCACGAGACGGGACATACTTGGCACCTCGAAAAGTGCCACCCATGGCACTCTCGTCCAGAACGGGTCATAGTTGGCACGTGTCCGAAGCCAATGCCGCCGAGAGCAACTCCGAGAACGTCGTCGTCGTCTTGAATTCGCGCCGCGCGGCGAACTGGCTCGCGCGAGCCGGCTGGGAGACCCGCGAGATCGCCAGCCCGAGCGAGTTCAACGGGCTGCGCGAGGGACGCAGCGCGCGCGTGATCGTCGTCGGGTGTGGCCGCTCTGGCCCCGAACGAACCGCCGAAGTGGTCGAGCAGCTGCACGCGGCGGCTCCACTGGTCGACGTCGTCGTGTGGCGCGCAGGCGCATCGGCCGATTTCGTGCGCGCGAGCTTCCGCGCAGGCGCGCACGACGTGGTCCTCGGGGACACCGCGCAAGCCCTCGTCGAGGCGACGGAGCAGGCCTTCCAGCGGCAGCGCCTGTTGCCGCAGGTCGAGAACCTGAGCCGGGCGCGCCATCGCAGCGGCCGCTTCGAGGGCATGCTGAGCCGAAACGACGTGATGTGGGACATCTTCATGACCATCACCCGAACCGCCGCGACCGAAGCGACGGTGCTCGTGACCGGCGAGACTGGCACGGGCAAGGATCTGGTCGCCCGCGCCATCCACCGACGCTCGGGCCGCGACGGTCGCTTCGTCGCCGTCAACTGCAGCTCGATCCGGCCCGAGATCGTCGAGTCGGAGCTCTTCGGTCACGAGCGGGGCGCGTTCACCGGCGCGAACCAGTCGAAGGAAGGCCTCTTCCGGCACGCGGACGGCGGGACGCTGCTGCTGGACGAGATCGGGGACATGCCGGGAGAGGCACAGCTGAGCCTCCTGCGTGTCCTCCAGGAGGAGCGGATCCGACCCGTGGGCGCGACGAGGGAGGTGCCCGTCAACGTCCGCGTCGTCGCGGCGACCAACGCGCCGCTCACGGACCAGGTGCGCGATGGGTCCTTTCGCGAGGACCTCTTCTACAGACTCGACGTGATCCGCATCGAGATCCCACCGCTTCGAGACCGACGCGAAGACGTGCTGTATCTCTTCGGGCATCTCCTGCGGACGCACTGCAAGCGCTACGGCGTCGACCGCCCCCACCTGAACCAGGGCTTCATCGACCGCCTCACGGAATACGACTGGCCCGGGAACGTGCGACAGCTCGAGAACGTCACCGAGCGGCTCGTTCTCGAGGGCGATCGCGAGACGCTCGCCCCCCGCGATCTGAACCGGGTGCTACCGAAGACCGAGGAGTCCGC encodes:
- a CDS encoding sigma-54 dependent transcriptional regulator — encoded protein: MSEANAAESNSENVVVVLNSRRAANWLARAGWETREIASPSEFNGLREGRSARVIVVGCGRSGPERTAEVVEQLHAAAPLVDVVVWRAGASADFVRASFRAGAHDVVLGDTAQALVEATEQAFQRQRLLPQVENLSRARHRSGRFEGMLSRNDVMWDIFMTITRTAATEATVLVTGETGTGKDLVARAIHRRSGRDGRFVAVNCSSIRPEIVESELFGHERGAFTGANQSKEGLFRHADGGTLLLDEIGDMPGEAQLSLLRVLQEERIRPVGATREVPVNVRVVAATNAPLTDQVRDGSFREDLFYRLDVIRIEIPPLRDRREDVLYLFGHLLRTHCKRYGVDRPHLNQGFIDRLTEYDWPGNVRQLENVTERLVLEGDRETLAPRDLNRVLPKTEESATARPASDRVPQPVDSKLDTEIPLATHLDTARERIEREYLEAVLTEQSGQVLKAAELAGISRRTMFRKMKEHGLDKQDYRP